ACGATGCAGAGACAAGTGCTCAAAGAAGCACATCAGCTTTTCAGCACCGAAAATGCACTTCACCCGGCCTCTGCCGAACATAGAAGTGAAGGACCAGCCTTCAGTTAGTAAGTGAAACAATTACACAGACCATAAGAGAGAAAAACCATCAGCTTACAGCTTATTGACAACTTCTTTTAGGTCATTGGTCTGGACCTCTCGGGTCATGATTTCCATCATCTTCCTGCGAATCTGCCGGACCTGCTGATGCTGGGCATACGAGGTCTTGCGGATCTGGTTATTCCTCTTCTTTGTAAAACCCACACAGAAGAGGCGCAGCAGGTAACCATCGGTAGTTTTGACATCCACGTGGGCTTCAATCATcgtctggaaaagaaacagttatGCCCATGACAGGCTTCCCAAACGAGCCCGTGACAGCCATTAATATCTGCCACTACCAGCAAACAACTTTAACACACACCAGTAGCTTCTTCCTTTCCTAAGGAGGAAAGCAGTCAGGGCAGTAAGGCACACCTTGTTCTTTACACACCTGCCACTTCTTGACCATGGAACACATCTTGTCGCGGGTCAGGTCCATTCCATGGAAGTTGGTCAGACAATTTTTGCCCTGAACATCCTCGGTTATCAGCTTAAATTTACGGAAGGCGACCTCGTCATTCTGCAGATCAGCCAGACTCACTTCAAATACACGACCCTTCAATCCATCAGAGGCAATTTCTGTATGATAAAACAATACGGTGCAACTTGTATTAATGTTAGAAAAGTATTACTCAAATCGGATACCAAACTTCCATATTGAAGAACAATAATGTAAAGATAAATGCAAAGAGCCACATATTctccacacagaaaacagaagcaaacgAGTGCAGTTATTTCACATCTTTGCATAAGTAAGGATTTTAACACTGTCTGATTCATACTTAGTTTATAGTGACCCTTATTTTATTGGTTTCACATGATGCAGTTGAAAATACCAACCACCTTGATAACTTGAAGTGCAACCAAGAAAATGCGACTATTTAACTACTCTACACACCTCATCATCCAAATTTAACTACATCCAAAGCCTTTGTAACACAGGGCTCCTTACCCTCAGATACGTAGCTCATTAAAAAACCTCACCCATTCAGCAATGCACCCTGATAATTGCCTGTCAAGGTGgcagttctctctctctctccacagACCTCCTACTCAGTAACTCTGAGTTTCAGTCTTGACCAAGATGTCACCGTCTCCTTATGTCCAACATTCAGAACAACTACATAATAGTCAGTTAACCATTTTATACCAGCAGTTCATCAAGAACTCCATCCTTTCCTTCCTACCCGTGGTTTGATATTCTTATCTAAATCAGGACCATAAGATATTAATTCCCCTCTCATTCAGTTTTAACTGTCAGCTTCAGGAAACTCATGGCAATCGAGCCTTTTATTCTTACATTCAAAGCTCACACCTCATATAAGAAAGAAACTATCAGCAGTTCTTTAGTTAAGCCTCACTTGAAGCATTTGCATGAAACGAATCCATATCTTCGTGTTGCATAAAGCCCCAATACTCACTAGTTCCTTGAGTCCTGGTAACAAGAGTCTTCCCAATGTTTCTGATATTAAACATCGCAGGCGCTTTGACATCGTACCAGTCCTTTTTGGAGAAAGGATCGAcccttcatttaaataaaacaaggaaaaaaaaaatcacttattttTGTACAGATGTACCTTGGCTAAACAACAATCCCTGAATTCTTGGTAAAATGGGAACGCAAACCGCAAACATCTCAGCCTCGCCCACCGCGGACACAGCGCAGCCccccgccgcccggcccgcACCTCACGGGGAGCCCCCCCCGCTCCGTGGGCTCCGCCGCAGCCCGACCCGCGCGCAGGCCGAGGCCCGGCCGCCGCCATGACAGCAGCCGCCCGCAGCCGTCCGCGCCCGGCCGCCACCATCCACCTCGCATCCGCGGCATCCTGCCGCCGCGGCGCACCAGCCGACGTCCTCGCGTCCCACCGCCTCCCTCCCGCCCGGCCGCACTTACACTTTCTTCTTGGCGCCTTTCTTGCCGCCCTTGGTGAGCCGCTTGTTCTTGCCCACCGCCATGGTGCCGCCGCGCCGCGGAAAAGAGAGAGCCCGCACCTCGCGCGAGATTATACGAGAGTGGCGCTCCCGCGAGAACTTCCGCTGCTGCGGTCTCGCGAGAACGAGGCCCTGCCCGAGGCGTGGCTGCGCTGTGGGCCGGaacggggcgggcggggggggcTGGTTTCTCTCCTGAGGCCGCCCGGCTGCGGCTGTCAGCGGCCGCCTGCACTGCGCGCCCTCTCACCGCCATCGGCTGTGCCtgtgaggaggaagggaaatgcGATCACAGGCGGCTGTCTCATCCTGCAGCTGTAAATCAGCCGCACGGAAGGGCTGATTAGAACAAAGGCGAACGTTTTTAAACGTCAAACGCAATTAGACTTTGGAACACCCTAAAGACGGTGAATTCCCCTCCCACCTCACAGCGTCACTCAATTCTGAAGGTGCTTTACCTGTCGGTGAGATTTGGCTCAAGCAGTTGCTCGTTCCCAGCTGGTAGAAGCCTTATCAGCCCGGATAATCACACTGCCCCCTCCAGTTTCATCGTGAATAGGCAGTTGAAGTTGCAGCTGATACGTTCCAGGGTGTTCCGCTCCTTACAGGCAGCCACAACTACTGCCGTATGCTCCTGTGTGTGGCAAAACTCATAAGAAAGCAAACCTAGAAGATCATTAAGCTTTGACATCGTGTGATGCCGACAGCCAGGCACCAGGAATCACTTAGGGTAAAAGTGTTGCAAGCAAGCGCAATAATTAGCACTGTGAGATGTCCAGGCTGGTTTCTCAGCAGAGTGCATTATAAGAGGAATATCCAAGCAGCA
This DNA window, taken from Excalfactoria chinensis isolate bCotChi1 chromosome 4, bCotChi1.hap2, whole genome shotgun sequence, encodes the following:
- the RPS3A gene encoding small ribosomal subunit protein eS1, yielding MAVGKNKRLTKGGKKGAKKKVVDPFSKKDWYDVKAPAMFNIRNIGKTLVTRTQGTKIASDGLKGRVFEVSLADLQNDEVAFRKFKLITEDVQGKNCLTNFHGMDLTRDKMCSMVKKWQTMIEAHVDVKTTDGYLLRLFCVGFTKKRNNQIRKTSYAQHQQVRQIRRKMMEIMTREVQTNDLKEVVNKLIPDSIGKDIEKACQSIYPLHDVYVRKVKMLKKPKFELGKLMELHGEGGGAGKPSGDEAGAKVERADGYEPPVQESV